The genomic window AATTATCTACTGTTCAAATGAAATCGGATCTACTTTAAACCTATTCATATTTGCAAGTATTATATTTTGTGTGAAGAATTAAATAAGAAAGTGAACAGCTTACATTTGGTCTGGTGTTGCATAGGTAACATAAGTACCAGCAATAAAATCATGAATGGCTCGTTTATCTTCTCTTAACCCTACCATAAACGCACTAACAATTACTCCTATGCCTAATGTAAGGGCATAAACAATAGAAGCTACGATCGTTCTCAGTAACATCGTACCAAGTCCTACATTACGTCCATCCAACTTAACGATCCTAATCCCTACAATCCTTTTTCCAACAGTATATCCAGTCCAAACAATTGGAACTATTATAGTATAAAGCAAAAATAATAGATTTACCCAAGAGTTTTCATCTGAAAAATCCCCTGTTAACATACCAATCAAAAGTAATAACGGAAGGTTAACTAGCAGTGAATCAAGTAAACCTGCAAAGAAACGAATCCAAAAGCCTGCCGGCGAGATTTCCATGGTACCCCTTCTTTCTATTATTTTTTATGAGAAATTCAATTTACTTAAGTAAGTGTTTTAATTAGTTATATTAAAGGAGTATGTTAATACTTATATATATATGTTTTAACAGTCAATATACATTAGAATAGGATATGTTTTACCAGTTCATAAAACAAATGTAT from Bacillus sp. HMF5848 includes these protein-coding regions:
- a CDS encoding RDD family protein, coding for MEISPAGFWIRFFAGLLDSLLVNLPLLLLIGMLTGDFSDENSWVNLLFLLYTIIVPIVWTGYTVGKRIVGIRIVKLDGRNVGLGTMLLRTIVASIVYALTLGIGVIVSAFMVGLREDKRAIHDFIAGTYVTYATPDQM